One window from the genome of Actinomycetota bacterium encodes:
- a CDS encoding pyridoxamine 5'-phosphate oxidase family protein, whose amino-acid sequence MGKTYETLADVRSFIEAQHVFFVATAPLSGDGLVNLSPKGGDSFRILGDRTVGYLDLTGSGVETIAHLRENGRICIMFCSFAGPPKIVRLHGRGEACLVGTPGFEALSDAFPDHPGARSIVRVDVERISDSCGYAVPLYDYVGDRDVLDRWTERKGPEGLLAYRAERNAVSLDGLPGLRQ is encoded by the coding sequence ATGGGCAAGACGTACGAGACGCTGGCCGACGTCCGGTCGTTCATCGAGGCGCAGCACGTGTTCTTCGTGGCCACGGCGCCGCTCTCCGGAGACGGTCTGGTCAACCTGTCCCCGAAGGGCGGTGACTCGTTCCGGATCCTCGGCGACCGCACGGTGGGGTACCTCGACCTGACCGGGTCCGGTGTCGAGACGATCGCCCATCTGCGGGAGAACGGACGGATCTGCATCATGTTCTGCTCGTTCGCCGGGCCCCCGAAGATCGTCCGCCTCCACGGTCGCGGGGAGGCGTGCCTCGTCGGGACGCCGGGCTTCGAAGCCCTGAGCGACGCCTTCCCGGACCATCCGGGCGCCAGGTCGATCGTGCGGGTCGATGTCGAGCGGATCAGCGACTCCTGCGGGTACGCCGTCCCGCTCTACGACTACGTCGGCGACCGGGACGTCCTCGACCGCTGGACGGAGCGCAAGGGTCCGGAAGGCCTCCTCGCATACCGGGCCGAGCGCAACGCGGTCAGCCTCGACGGGCTCCCCGGCCTGCGCCAGTAG
- the lysS gene encoding lysine--tRNA ligase, with protein sequence MAEEDLYLDRLRKVEARLTRGDDPYPVRFDRTHTTAEIHEAHAGLEPGGETGQIVSVAGRLLASREQGKLAFGDLHDRSGRIQLFVTGDLVPSFVEMDTGDVVGAKGEVVRTRKGELSIRPSEIVLLAKALRPMPDKWHGLRDVEVRYRQRYLDLITNPDARRVAELRPAVIRALRAFYDGRGFLEVETPLLHPIPGGATARPFVTHHNALDTDLYLRIAKELYLKRLIVGGMERVYEIGRVFRNEGISYKHNPEFTMLESYEAYADYHDVMSFTEDLVSHVARETLGTTRVEFEGHEIELAGPWPRVTVLSAVSEAVGREVTLDTPVEDLRELCRAHSIQPKDGWTPGQLVEALRDEVVEKRIVQPTILCDYPIETSPLARTHRSDPRLVERFEVIVAGRELANAFSELNDPLEQRRRFEVQAAAREAGDEEANPIDEPYVQALEYGMPPCGGLGIGIDRLVMLLAGSHSIREVILFPTLRPET encoded by the coding sequence ATGGCCGAGGAGGACCTGTACCTGGACAGGCTGCGCAAGGTCGAGGCGCGCCTGACGAGAGGGGACGACCCGTACCCGGTCCGGTTCGACAGGACCCACACCACCGCCGAGATCCACGAGGCTCACGCCGGGCTCGAGCCCGGGGGTGAGACGGGCCAGATCGTATCGGTGGCGGGCCGGCTGCTCGCGTCCCGGGAGCAGGGGAAGCTCGCGTTCGGGGACCTGCACGACCGGTCCGGACGCATCCAGCTCTTCGTCACCGGCGACCTGGTCCCGTCCTTCGTGGAGATGGACACGGGGGACGTCGTCGGCGCCAAGGGTGAGGTCGTCCGGACCCGGAAGGGCGAGCTCTCCATCCGGCCGTCCGAGATCGTGCTCCTCGCGAAGGCGCTCCGCCCCATGCCGGACAAGTGGCACGGCCTGCGCGACGTCGAGGTCCGCTACCGCCAGCGCTACCTCGACCTGATCACGAACCCGGACGCCCGCCGGGTGGCCGAGTTGAGGCCCGCCGTGATCCGGGCGCTCCGGGCTTTCTACGACGGGCGCGGGTTCCTCGAGGTCGAGACGCCGCTCCTGCACCCGATCCCGGGGGGCGCGACCGCGCGTCCGTTCGTCACCCACCACAACGCGCTCGACACCGACCTCTACCTCCGCATCGCCAAGGAGCTCTACCTGAAGCGCCTGATCGTCGGCGGGATGGAGCGCGTCTACGAGATCGGGCGCGTCTTCCGCAACGAGGGCATCTCCTACAAGCACAACCCCGAGTTCACGATGCTCGAGTCCTACGAGGCGTACGCGGACTACCACGACGTCATGTCGTTCACCGAGGACCTCGTCTCTCACGTGGCGCGGGAGACGCTCGGGACGACCCGGGTGGAGTTCGAGGGCCACGAGATCGAGCTGGCCGGACCGTGGCCTCGCGTGACCGTGCTCTCTGCCGTCTCGGAGGCGGTCGGACGCGAGGTCACCCTCGACACGCCCGTGGAGGACCTGCGGGAGCTGTGCCGCGCCCACTCCATCCAGCCGAAGGACGGCTGGACCCCCGGGCAGCTCGTGGAGGCCTTGCGCGACGAGGTGGTGGAGAAGCGGATAGTCCAACCCACGATCCTGTGCGACTACCCGATCGAGACCTCGCCCCTGGCCCGAACCCACCGCTCGGACCCCCGCCTCGTCGAGCGGTTCGAGGTGATCGTCGCCGGGCGGGAGCTGGCGAACGCGTTCAGCGAGCTGAACGACCCCCTCGAGCAGCGGCGACGGTTCGAGGTCCAAGCGGCCGCGCGGGAGGCGGGAGACGAGGAGGCGAACCCGATCGACGAGCCCTACGTGCAGGCGCTCGAGTACGGCATGCCGCCCTGCGGCGGGCTGGGCATCGGGATCGACCGGCTGGTGATGCTGCTGGCCGGGAGCCACTCCATACGGGAGGTCATCCTCTTCCCGACGCTGCGTCCGGAGACGTAG